One part of the uncultured Bacteroides sp. genome encodes these proteins:
- a CDS encoding two-component regulator propeller domain-containing protein, producing the protein MQNINYPILQKVSLFLLLLLCPFWANSQNEIIQHLKFKQLSTLNGLPTDEVQKVFQDKDGYIWIATRSGLCLYDGYQVKTYKANLYTPELFTSNNILCLADDNNHNLWIGTLDGLNILNKKTGVIRKIFIPGIANNAISCLLIGKDNTVWVGTDSGLCRYIPQNDSFEVLVNSKTNGVLSPTAIKSLIEDSKGNIWIGTWSAGLYRYDPKIKRYYAYPKMNNRNSAHVIYEDYKKRIWVGTWSEGLFLLENPYDMKHLRWKKFVHQNGNPNSLSDNIVYSISEDLNTHTLWVGTRSGLSITPQDGSGYFINYLPESERYPLITNEVNSIIRDHFGMMWMGTIGGGVCWVSTRQTHFNRYNIESIKSELPTNSVKSLYVDDDGLVWMGIGTYGLAAYNPKNNVCNYYPKIPEFSNISSMPTVNTIVRMKRTNELWIGTYDGGIYVYKKGQKVKVMLPENTPFLKEACVSAIKEDRKGNCWIGTRSGLCVRYNNGKGYIFNTLLVNNKDLSRCTIRSLCEDNDGTIWCGTGNYGVIRLSGNLQNPKLTKFAQYSLSNNKLNCLDALCLFKDNIGRLWLGTEGGGLNLYDREKDTFISINKLINLPGDVVSSIQQDKKGNLWLGTNYGLVRLRVEKNLKESSFRVYTTADGLQDNFFIQNSSFNKNGELFFGGYKGYNSFFPGKMEDNVMKVPVVITDIKILNQSFGTLDNELRNRISEETPGFTKRIELPYKYKNFTIEFAALVYNNSRGNKYAYKLEGFDKDWQYTDALHRFANYNNLKSGTYTFRLKATNENGMWNETETVLEVVILPPFWATWWAYLLYIIAGVLIARFSLRVARNRMQLKNDLKLQQIEQIKSEEVNHAKLQFFTNITHELLTPLTIISASVDDLKMISPQYLEHYGVMQNNISRLIRLLQQILEFRKAETGNLKLKVSNDNLAVFLRKEVESLRPLMKKKKIHLSVVCDPENIMGYFDPDKLDKIAYNLLSNASKYNSEGGFVLVNLSCDSNKEYAILTVKDNGKGIPPEKMKTLFKRFYEGDYRRFNTIGTGIGLSLTKDLVELHQGTITAESEVDKGTTFTVRIPIDRSFYSEDEIDEMKDVSSEGTISDLELSVPEPEKTTEAKSHSLLVIEDNEELLQLMTQLLSREYNVLTAQNGKEGVSIVENEDIDLIVSDIMMPEMDGIEFCKHIKNNFETCHIPLILLTAKNKEEDRIEAYDSGADGFISKPFKLTVLHAKIKNLLKNKERVAKDFKKQLVFEMKELSYTSMDEDFLQRAIDCVHRHLDDSEFDQQQFIEEMGSSKSTLYKKLKSLTGLNTSAFIRNIRLKAACKIVEEKKKIRISELAYAVGFNDPKYFSACFKKEFGMLPSEYIERYMPESFVPEPEDNE; encoded by the coding sequence ATGCAGAATATCAACTATCCAATATTACAGAAAGTATCTTTATTTTTACTTTTATTGCTTTGTCCATTTTGGGCAAATTCTCAAAATGAAATTATTCAGCATTTAAAGTTTAAACAGCTTTCTACGCTTAATGGCTTACCTACTGATGAAGTGCAGAAGGTTTTTCAGGATAAAGACGGTTATATATGGATTGCTACAAGAAGTGGCTTGTGCCTTTATGACGGTTATCAGGTAAAGACCTATAAGGCCAACCTATACACACCGGAATTGTTCACAAGTAATAATATCCTTTGCTTGGCCGATGACAATAACCACAATTTATGGATAGGTACACTTGACGGACTGAATATTCTGAATAAGAAGACTGGTGTAATACGTAAGATTTTTATTCCCGGAATTGCAAACAATGCAATTTCATGTTTACTGATTGGCAAAGATAATACTGTTTGGGTAGGTACGGATTCTGGCTTATGCAGATATATTCCTCAGAACGATTCTTTTGAAGTTCTGGTTAATTCGAAGACTAATGGGGTATTGAGTCCAACTGCTATTAAGTCTCTTATTGAAGATTCGAAAGGGAATATTTGGATTGGTACATGGTCGGCCGGACTTTATAGATATGATCCTAAGATTAAAAGATATTATGCATATCCTAAAATGAATAATCGTAATTCGGCTCATGTTATTTATGAAGATTACAAAAAAAGGATATGGGTTGGTACATGGAGTGAGGGACTGTTCTTATTAGAGAACCCTTATGATATGAAACATTTGCGTTGGAAGAAGTTCGTTCATCAGAATGGAAATCCTAATAGCTTGTCGGATAATATTGTCTATTCAATATCTGAGGATCTGAATACTCACACTCTTTGGGTGGGTACGCGTAGCGGACTTAGTATAACTCCCCAGGACGGATCGGGGTATTTTATTAATTATCTTCCTGAAAGTGAACGTTATCCATTGATTACTAATGAGGTAAACTCTATTATTAGAGACCATTTTGGAATGATGTGGATGGGAACTATTGGAGGTGGAGTGTGCTGGGTGAGCACTAGACAAACACATTTTAATAGATATAATATTGAATCGATAAAGAGTGAGCTACCTACAAACTCGGTGAAGAGTCTTTATGTAGATGATGACGGACTGGTTTGGATGGGAATAGGTACTTATGGATTGGCTGCATACAATCCAAAAAATAATGTTTGCAACTATTATCCAAAGATTCCTGAATTCTCTAATATAAGTAGCATGCCAACAGTCAACACGATTGTTCGCATGAAGAGAACAAATGAATTGTGGATAGGTACTTATGATGGAGGTATCTATGTTTACAAGAAAGGACAGAAGGTAAAGGTGATGTTACCTGAGAATACTCCTTTTTTAAAAGAAGCTTGTGTTTCTGCTATAAAGGAAGACAGGAAGGGTAACTGCTGGATTGGTACCCGTAGTGGATTATGCGTTAGGTATAATAATGGTAAAGGTTATATTTTCAATACTCTTTTGGTTAACAATAAAGATCTTAGTCGTTGTACAATTCGTTCTCTCTGCGAAGATAACGACGGAACTATATGGTGTGGTACGGGGAATTATGGAGTAATACGTCTTTCCGGAAATCTACAAAATCCTAAATTAACAAAGTTTGCCCAATATTCGTTGAGCAATAATAAACTGAATTGTCTGGATGCTCTATGTCTGTTTAAGGATAATATAGGAAGACTATGGCTTGGAACTGAAGGAGGAGGACTTAATTTATATGATAGAGAAAAAGATACTTTTATTTCTATTAATAAACTTATAAATCTTCCGGGGGATGTTGTAAGCAGTATACAACAAGATAAAAAAGGAAATCTTTGGCTTGGCACAAATTATGGTCTTGTAAGGTTACGTGTTGAAAAGAACCTTAAAGAATCGAGTTTCCGTGTTTATACAACAGCCGATGGTTTGCAGGATAATTTCTTTATTCAGAACTCTTCTTTTAATAAGAACGGAGAACTGTTTTTTGGCGGATATAAAGGATATAATAGTTTCTTTCCTGGCAAAATGGAAGATAATGTGATGAAAGTACCTGTTGTTATAACAGATATAAAGATTCTTAATCAAAGCTTCGGAACTCTGGATAATGAACTTAGAAATAGAATTTCTGAAGAGACTCCTGGATTTACAAAAAGAATAGAACTTCCTTATAAATATAAGAACTTTACAATTGAATTTGCTGCTCTGGTTTATAATAACTCCAGGGGAAATAAGTATGCATATAAGCTGGAAGGGTTTGATAAGGACTGGCAGTACACAGATGCATTGCATCGATTTGCGAATTATAATAACCTGAAGAGTGGAACTTATACATTCAGACTAAAGGCTACGAATGAAAATGGTATGTGGAATGAAACAGAAACAGTATTGGAAGTTGTTATTCTTCCTCCTTTCTGGGCTACATGGTGGGCTTACCTATTATATATAATTGCCGGTGTTCTGATAGCTCGTTTCTCTTTGAGAGTTGCCAGGAACAGAATGCAGTTGAAAAATGATTTGAAATTGCAGCAGATAGAGCAGATAAAATCAGAGGAAGTAAACCATGCTAAATTGCAGTTCTTTACAAATATTACTCATGAGCTTTTAACTCCGCTGACTATTATCTCAGCTTCGGTTGATGATTTGAAGATGATTTCTCCTCAATACCTCGAACATTATGGTGTGATGCAGAATAATATATCTCGTCTGATTCGTTTGTTGCAACAGATTCTCGAATTCAGAAAAGCCGAAACAGGTAACCTTAAACTAAAGGTGTCTAATGATAATCTGGCGGTGTTCTTAAGAAAAGAGGTAGAAAGTCTTCGTCCTTTGATGAAAAAGAAGAAGATTCATTTGTCGGTTGTTTGCGATCCGGAAAATATAATGGGATATTTTGATCCTGACAAATTGGACAAGATAGCATATAACTTGCTGTCGAATGCTTCCAAATATAATAGTGAAGGCGGATTTGTTCTGGTAAATCTAAGTTGTGATTCAAATAAGGAATATGCAATACTTACTGTAAAAGACAATGGCAAGGGTATTCCTCCGGAGAAAATGAAGACTTTGTTTAAACGTTTTTATGAAGGAGATTATCGCCGCTTTAATACGATTGGCACGGGAATTGGACTTTCTCTGACTAAAGATCTGGTAGAACTGCATCAGGGAACTATTACTGCTGAAAGTGAAGTTGATAAAGGTACTACTTTCACTGTCAGGATACCAATAGATCGTTCATTCTATAGTGAAGATGAAATAGATGAAATGAAAGATGTATCTTCAGAAGGAACTATTTCGGATCTCGAACTTTCTGTTCCGGAACCGGAAAAAACAACTGAGGCAAAATCTCATTCTTTATTGGTTATTGAAGATAATGAGGAGCTGTTGCAGCTGATGACCCAATTATTAAGTAGAGAATATAATGTGCTTACAGCACAAAACGGCAAAGAGGGTGTTTCCATTGTTGAGAATGAAGATATTGATCTTATTGTATCTGATATTATGATGCCTGAGATGGATGGTATAGAGTTTTGTAAACACATAAAGAATAATTTCGAGACTTGCCATATTCCTTTGATTCTGCTTACTGCAAAGAATAAAGAAGAGGATAGAATTGAAGCTTACGATTCCGGAGCCGACGGATTTATAAGCAAACCTTTCAAACTTACTGTATTGCATGCAAAAATTAAGAATCTTCTGAAGAACAAAGAGAGGGTAGCAAAGGATTTCAAGAAACAATTGGTTTTTGAAATGAAAGAGCTAAGCTATACAAGTATGGATGAAGACTTCTTGCAACGTGCTATTGACTGTGTTCACAGACATCTTGACGATTCAGAATTCGACCAGCAGCAGTTCATTGAAGAAATGGGTTCCAGTAAATCTACTTTATACAAGAAACTAAAATCGCTTACCGGACTCAATACATCGGCCTTTATACGTAACATTCGTCTGAAAGCTGCATGTAAAATTGTAGAAGAGAAAAAGAAAATCCGCATCTCGGAATTAGCTTATGCAGTTGGATTCAATGATCCTAAGTATTTTAGTGCATGTTTTAAAAAAGAATTCGGTATGCTGCCAAGTGAATATATTGAAAGATATATGCCGGAATCATTTGTTCCGGAACCAGAGGACAACGAATAA
- a CDS encoding TonB-dependent receptor: MKKQKTFHECRGKRQLVPVKWVIRLSVLLFALYSPFQLRLFAENNSLEISQQSTQKISGVVKDSKGEAIIGANVLIEGTKVSTVTDLDGVFTLQLPQGAARLKISFIGYKDKIVPIRKGAPMSIELDEDTHVLEEVQVVAYGVQKKVSITGAISSMKGDDLLKTPVGSISNILSGQITGVSSVQYSGEPGADAADIYVRGIATWNDASPIIQVDGVDRDFSQIDPNEIESITVLKDASATAVFGVRGANGVILITTKRGAEGKAKVSLSSSYGVNVMTKQLDFANSYQYASYYNEMQVNDGGIPTFSNDQLEKFRTHSDPILYPDINWIDYCMKKSAFQSQHNVNISGGTEGMRYFVSTGLFTQAGMFKQFNANDDFNFDYKRYNYRANLDFDITKSTLLSVNIGGRVETKRTPESGEDQNQLFRKLYWAVPFAGAGIIDGKRVVSNSDYLPFTGVDGLSSYYGKGFRTTTTNVLNLDLALNQKLDFITKGLSVKLKGAYNSEYANKKIASSSKAYYTPISGENGSVDYRKNGSDSQLNYSEPDDQFSKARDWYMELGMNYSRKFGDHNVNALVLYNQSKRYYPGGSYDDIPSAYVGFVGRATYDWKSRYLAEFNIGYNGSENFAPGNRYGIFPAGSLGWVLSEESFFKPIKNVVSYMKLRASLGVVGNDKCNNQRFLYIPDAYNLGGGYYFGTNTGSSKPGAYESTKSYANVTWEKATKQNYGVDFTVLKDHLNVSFDYFYEKRKDILMTPNYLPSILGMSLPVVNVGKTENKGFELQLKWNDQVGKDFRYWANANLSFARNKILYMNEVKQNEDWMYKTGRVIGSRSMYKFWGFYDETADARYKAQFGHEIADHGIELKPGDCVYTDLNNDGKITGDDATRNLGYTDAPEYTAGLNMGFSWKKFDFSMQWTGAWNVDRMLSEFRQPLGDTFNKGLLLYQYENTWRTSEDTYTAKYPRISGLHASNNYAGSDLYLIDASYLRLKSIELGYNFDFAFMKKMKMNQCRLYVNGYNLLTFTGFKWGDPESRQSDRPNYPLTRVFNIGLKVGF, encoded by the coding sequence ATGAAAAAACAAAAAACTTTTCATGAGTGCAGAGGAAAACGGCAGCTTGTACCTGTTAAATGGGTAATACGTTTGTCTGTTTTATTATTTGCACTTTATTCCCCTTTTCAACTAAGACTTTTTGCGGAAAATAACTCTCTGGAAATATCCCAGCAAAGTACGCAAAAGATATCTGGAGTTGTTAAAGATTCAAAAGGAGAAGCAATCATTGGTGCTAATGTGTTGATTGAAGGTACTAAGGTCAGTACCGTAACAGATTTAGATGGTGTTTTTACTCTCCAGCTACCTCAAGGAGCAGCAAGGCTTAAAATTTCTTTTATTGGATATAAAGATAAAATTGTTCCAATAAGAAAAGGTGCTCCCATGTCTATTGAATTAGATGAAGATACACATGTATTGGAGGAAGTTCAGGTTGTAGCTTATGGTGTTCAGAAGAAAGTATCAATTACAGGTGCTATCTCTTCTATGAAGGGTGACGATCTGCTAAAAACACCTGTTGGTTCTATCTCTAATATACTTTCAGGACAGATTACTGGTGTTTCTTCTGTTCAGTATTCAGGAGAACCAGGTGCAGATGCTGCAGATATTTATGTTCGTGGTATTGCTACATGGAACGATGCTTCTCCAATTATTCAGGTTGATGGAGTAGACCGTGATTTCTCACAAATCGACCCTAATGAAATTGAGAGTATCACAGTTCTTAAGGATGCTTCCGCTACGGCTGTATTTGGTGTAAGAGGTGCAAATGGTGTAATATTGATAACAACCAAACGTGGTGCTGAAGGCAAAGCAAAAGTATCACTTTCCAGCTCGTATGGGGTTAATGTTATGACAAAGCAACTTGATTTTGCTAATTCTTACCAGTATGCTTCATATTATAATGAGATGCAGGTAAATGATGGTGGTATACCTACCTTCAGTAATGATCAACTTGAAAAGTTCCGCACACATTCAGATCCTATTCTTTATCCGGATATTAACTGGATTGATTATTGTATGAAGAAGTCAGCATTCCAGTCACAGCATAATGTTAATATCTCAGGCGGAACAGAAGGAATGCGTTATTTTGTTTCAACCGGTTTATTTACTCAGGCTGGTATGTTTAAGCAATTTAATGCGAACGATGATTTCAATTTTGATTATAAAAGATATAATTACAGAGCAAATCTTGATTTTGATATAACTAAATCTACTTTATTATCTGTAAATATTGGTGGTAGGGTAGAAACTAAACGTACTCCGGAATCAGGAGAAGACCAAAACCAATTATTCCGTAAACTTTATTGGGCTGTACCTTTTGCCGGTGCCGGAATTATTGATGGTAAACGTGTTGTTTCAAACTCAGATTATTTGCCATTCACTGGAGTTGATGGTCTTTCTTCGTACTACGGAAAGGGATTCAGAACAACAACTACTAATGTTTTAAATCTCGACTTGGCTTTAAATCAAAAGCTGGACTTTATTACAAAAGGACTTTCAGTAAAATTAAAAGGCGCATATAATAGTGAATATGCAAATAAGAAAATTGCAAGTTCTTCAAAAGCATATTATACTCCTATATCAGGAGAGAATGGTTCTGTTGATTATAGAAAAAATGGATCTGATTCTCAATTGAACTATAGCGAACCAGACGATCAGTTCAGTAAAGCACGTGACTGGTATATGGAATTGGGTATGAATTATTCCCGCAAGTTTGGAGATCATAATGTGAATGCTTTGGTATTATACAACCAATCAAAAAGATACTATCCCGGAGGTTCTTATGATGATATCCCTTCTGCTTATGTAGGTTTTGTTGGTCGTGCTACTTATGATTGGAAATCCAGATATCTGGCAGAATTCAATATCGGATATAATGGTTCTGAAAACTTTGCTCCAGGTAATCGTTATGGAATTTTCCCTGCAGGTTCCTTAGGATGGGTTCTTAGTGAAGAGTCATTCTTTAAGCCTATTAAGAATGTTGTTAGTTATATGAAACTGCGTGCATCTTTAGGTGTAGTAGGAAATGATAAATGTAATAATCAACGTTTCTTATATATTCCTGATGCTTATAACCTGGGTGGTGGATATTATTTTGGTACAAATACAGGAAGTAGTAAACCTGGGGCATATGAATCAACAAAATCTTATGCTAATGTTACATGGGAAAAAGCTACAAAACAAAATTATGGAGTTGACTTTACTGTATTAAAGGATCACTTGAATGTATCTTTCGATTATTTCTATGAAAAACGAAAAGATATATTAATGACTCCTAATTATCTACCTAGTATTCTTGGAATGAGCCTTCCTGTTGTTAATGTTGGTAAGACAGAAAATAAGGGTTTTGAACTTCAATTGAAATGGAACGATCAGGTTGGTAAAGATTTCCGTTATTGGGCAAATGCTAATCTTTCTTTTGCACGCAACAAGATTTTATATATGAATGAGGTGAAGCAAAATGAAGATTGGATGTACAAAACAGGTCGCGTTATTGGTTCAAGATCTATGTATAAGTTCTGGGGATTCTATGATGAAACTGCTGATGCAAGATATAAAGCTCAGTTTGGTCATGAAATAGCCGATCATGGTATTGAACTTAAACCAGGAGATTGTGTATATACTGATTTGAACAATGATGGCAAGATTACAGGTGATGACGCGACTCGTAATCTAGGTTACACAGATGCTCCGGAATATACAGCCGGATTAAATATGGGATTTAGCTGGAAGAAATTTGATTTTTCAATGCAATGGACAGGTGCATGGAATGTTGACCGTATGTTAAGCGAATTCCGTCAACCTCTTGGAGATACATTCAACAAAGGTTTGTTGCTTTATCAATACGAAAATACATGGCGTACATCCGAAGATACATACACAGCTAAATATCCAAGAATTTCAGGTTTACATGCTTCAAATAATTATGCAGGTTCTGACCTATATCTTATTGATGCTAGTTATTTGAGATTAAAGAGCATTGAATTAGGTTACAATTTTGATTTTGCTTTTATGAAAAAAATGAAAATGAACCAATGTCGTTTGTATGTAAATGGATATAACTTGTTGACTTTTACAGGATTTAAATGGGGAGATCCGGAATCAAGACAAAGTGATCGCCCAAATTATCCATTAACTCGGGTATTTAATATTGGTTTAAAGGTTGGATTCTAA
- a CDS encoding RagB/SusD family nutrient uptake outer membrane protein, protein MKHFSKWFIGTFVVATMATSCVDDIKFGDSFLEKAPGVAVTQDTIFGKAEYARRFLWNAYSKLYYGLATNWNTVDGKMNTGMFEVLSDCWHSHNSWDGLNRKYYSGGYKASDEDDADDTRFGYTKENCWVAIRASLLFIENVERVPDMDDSEKKRLAAEAKVIIASRYFDLFRHYGGLPILDKSYDVQSSYELPRATVEETVNYMTRLLDEAAAVLPWDLDADGESNWQGRFTKAAAMGLKCKVLLFAASPLFNDNQPYCTEEPQDAVTKHQVWYGAYKPELWTQCLKACEDFFTELSSQGHYALMQPAGATTDAYRSAFNAAYFTRQDNTELLISTRIIGKYNWDWWYYWGDWVGFGGYTPTEEYVEMFPMADGTPFTWDNSNIASNPFFTDNSYSKPIRDPRLYETILVNGAKYSGRAVELWLGGRENVSSTEKETGMYATGYGLYKFYKEGKGSLAGNYLEWPYLRMAEVYLIYAEALLKNNRLTDAIRQVDIVRARVGLKGLVESNPTKQLTADSNALMEEILRERACELGMEDVRLFDMVRNKRADLFTKTLHGLKIQRADGGSGSWSDKSSSVRGAFPTKFTYTKFELTNKSRAWWTNFSSRWYLSAFPPSEVNKGYGLTQNPGWK, encoded by the coding sequence ATGAAACATTTTAGTAAGTGGTTTATCGGAACATTTGTTGTAGCTACAATGGCTACGTCATGTGTGGATGACATAAAATTCGGTGATAGTTTCCTGGAAAAGGCTCCGGGGGTTGCTGTTACGCAAGATACAATTTTTGGAAAAGCTGAATATGCTCGTCGTTTTCTTTGGAATGCATATAGCAAACTTTATTATGGGTTAGCTACCAACTGGAATACGGTGGATGGTAAAATGAACACCGGTATGTTTGAGGTGCTTTCTGATTGCTGGCACAGCCATAATTCATGGGATGGATTAAATAGAAAATATTATTCAGGTGGCTATAAAGCAAGCGATGAAGATGATGCTGACGATACACGTTTTGGATATACAAAGGAAAATTGTTGGGTAGCGATACGAGCTTCTTTATTATTCATAGAAAATGTAGAGCGTGTTCCTGATATGGATGATAGCGAGAAGAAACGTTTGGCTGCTGAGGCAAAGGTTATTATAGCATCACGTTATTTCGACTTGTTCAGACATTATGGTGGATTGCCTATATTGGATAAGTCATACGATGTTCAGTCAAGTTATGAACTACCTAGAGCAACAGTAGAAGAAACGGTTAACTACATGACTCGCTTACTTGATGAAGCAGCTGCAGTTCTTCCTTGGGATTTGGATGCTGATGGTGAATCAAACTGGCAAGGCCGTTTTACAAAAGCTGCAGCTATGGGGTTGAAATGTAAAGTTCTTCTTTTTGCTGCCAGTCCTTTATTTAACGATAATCAGCCTTATTGCACAGAAGAACCTCAAGATGCTGTAACTAAACACCAGGTGTGGTATGGGGCATACAAACCAGAGTTGTGGACTCAATGTTTAAAAGCATGCGAAGATTTCTTTACTGAGTTAAGTTCACAAGGACATTATGCTTTAATGCAGCCTGCCGGAGCAACAACTGATGCTTATAGAAGTGCATTTAATGCAGCTTATTTTACAAGACAAGATAATACAGAACTTTTGATTTCTACCAGAATTATTGGTAAGTACAACTGGGATTGGTGGTACTATTGGGGAGACTGGGTTGGTTTTGGAGGATATACACCAACAGAAGAATATGTAGAGATGTTCCCTATGGCCGATGGTACTCCATTTACCTGGGATAATTCAAACATTGCTTCAAATCCATTCTTTACAGATAATAGTTATAGTAAACCTATTCGTGATCCAAGATTGTATGAAACAATACTTGTTAATGGTGCTAAATACAGTGGCCGTGCTGTTGAGCTTTGGTTAGGCGGTCGTGAAAACGTAAGTAGTACAGAAAAAGAAACAGGTATGTATGCTACAGGTTATGGATTATATAAATTCTATAAAGAAGGTAAGGGTAGTTTAGCCGGAAATTATCTGGAATGGCCATATTTGCGAATGGCAGAAGTCTATTTGATTTATGCAGAAGCTTTGTTAAAGAATAACAGATTAACTGATGCCATTAGACAAGTTGACATTGTTCGTGCAAGAGTTGGTTTAAAAGGTTTAGTTGAATCTAATCCAACCAAACAGCTTACAGCAGATTCAAATGCTCTTATGGAAGAGATTCTACGTGAACGCGCTTGTGAATTAGGAATGGAAGATGTTCGTCTATTTGACATGGTTAGAAATAAACGTGCTGATTTGTTTACGAAGACTTTACATGGTTTGAAGATTCAACGTGCTGATGGAGGTTCCGGTTCATGGTCTGATAAAAGTTCAAGTGTCCGTGGAGCTTTCCCTACTAAGTTTACTTATACTAAATTTGAGTTAACTAATAAATCCCGTGCTTGGTGGACAAACTTTAGTTCTAGATGGTATCTATCTGCTTTCCCACCTTCAGAAGTCAATAAAGGTTATGGATTAACTCAAAATCCAGGTTGGAAGTAA